In Pogoniulus pusillus isolate bPogPus1 chromosome 1, bPogPus1.pri, whole genome shotgun sequence, one DNA window encodes the following:
- the ZNF770 gene encoding zinc finger protein 770, whose protein sequence is MFKVQQCVTANRMPKKKPYICDICYKQFETPSKLARHFLIHTGQKPFECHICHKTFRQLVHLERHQLTHNLPFKCIVCYRNFKNLFTLLKHQQLHNEKCQNDTKQAESSVKSEQDRVTPGVFQCSLCWKSFTTEERWMLHQCLKGDHLHGARRRKKTHACESCKKTFPSRSKLARHFLIHTGQKPYKCSLCGKCFRQSTHLKIHQLTHTEERPFQCCFCQKGFKIQSKLIKHKQLHTRNKTFPNIVHRAKSLKYPRPHNLVEGKRSSFEAADTCELQENDPHDVHTIYIVPFQCPTCEQCFETEQVLNLHKCYLKDGKSSSSGTTACGQTGGVKNKVLMKLKHTRGKATDFSLSGRRNIKSGHFKSPDLVAAKDQRSEQHSSTKPLKDCCGKLDMCRALSNRMKRTFAVPLPWQEHPQPPNFGLHLKGMLTGEGMLDIHESLDNKDDVFYGSSGDSFFDKPEVLHCVFSASAKNRHSRHKVCKCDRCEKIFPSSSKLQRHYLTHTGQRPFGCSICGKMFRQSAHLKRHQLTHTKKRPYKSPVCRVELENLSKLSNQQGDDIEFKPPQSPQTSLQPSSFQEFELIESNQATEIKVEIKSEDFVLDTSSKDTQPYLCGKLVEKEQSHSSYLHDFPKDTKKSHVGKKFHPCSICHKAFKTPSKLERHFLMHAGKKPFVCLVCGKNFRQAPHLKRHHRIHSRESLKLSSTEQRPENILALSKVDNGL, encoded by the coding sequence ATGTTCAAAGTTCAGCAGTGTGTAACAGCTAATAGGATGCCCAAGAAAAAGCCATATATATGTGACATTTGCTATAAACAGTTTGAAACTCCATCCAAATTAGCTAGGCATTTTCTGATACATACTGGTCAAAAGCCATTTGAATGTCACATATGCCATAAAACATTTAGGCAGTTAGTCCACCTGGAGAGGCATCAGTTAACCCATAATCTGCCTTTTAAGTGTATTGTTTGTTACAGAAACTTCAAAAACTTATTCACTTTATTAAAGCATCAGCAGCTTCATAATGAGAAATGTCAGAATGATACCAAGCAAGCAGAAAGCTCTGTGAAGTCTGAGCAAGACAGAGTCACTCCTGGTGTATTTCAGTGTTCGCTGTGCTGGAAATCTTTCACAACTGAAGAGAGGTGGATGCTGCATCAGTGTCTGAAAGGAGATCATCTACACGGTgccagaaggagaaagaaaactcaTGCTTGTGAATCATGTAAGAAGACATTTCCATCAAGATCTAAGCTAGCAAGACATTTCCTTATTCACACTGGCCAGAAACCTTATAAGTGTTCTCTGTGTGGTAAATGTTTCAGACAGTCAACACACCTGAAAATCCAtcagctcacacacacagaagaaaggccttttcagtgctgcttttgtCAGAAAGGGTTTAAAATACAGAGCAAACTCATAAAGCACAAACAGCTCCACACCAGAAATAAGACTTTCCCCAATATTGTACACAGAGCAAAGAGTCTTAAATATCCCAGACCACACAACCTGGTGGAAGGAAAGAGGAGTAGTTTTGAGGCTGCTGACACTTGTGAGCTGCAGGAAAATGACCCACATGATGTTCACACAATTTACATTGTACCCTTTCAGTGCCCAACGTGTGAGCAGTGTTTTGAAACTGAGCAGGTTCTAAATCTGCACAAATGTTATCTGAAGGATGGCAAAAGTTCAAGCAGTGGTACAACAGCATGTGGCCAAACAGGCGGCGTCAAAAATAAGGTTCTAATGAAACTGAAGCATACCAGAGGAAAGGCAACAGATTTTTCTCTGTCTGGCAGAAGAAATATAAAATCGGGTCACTTTAAAAGTCCTGACCTGGTTGCAGCTAAAGATCAACGTTCTGAGCAGCATTCTTCCACTAAACCTCTCAAGGATTGCTGTGGCAAGCTTGACATGTGCAGGGCGCTTAGTAATCGGATGAAGCGGACATTTGCTGTGCCACTGCCTTGGCAagagcacccacaacctcccaactTTGGGCTTCATTTAAAAGGTATGCTCACTGGGGAAGGCATGTTAGACATCCATGAGTCGCTGGATAATAAAGATGATGTTTTTTATGGTTCATCAGGCGATAGTTTCTTTGATAAGCCAGAGGTACTTCACTGTGTGTTTTCAGCTTCTGCTAAAAATAGACATAGCAGGCACAAAGTGTGTAAATGTGACAGATGTGAAAAGATCTTTCCCTCTTCATCTAAACTTCAAAGGCATTATCTTACACACACGGGACAGAGGCCCTTTGGCTGTAGTATTTGTGGGAAGATGTTTAGACAGTCAGCTCACTTGAAAAGACATCAGCTCACCCATACTAAGAAGAGACCCTATAAAAGCCCAGTTTGCCGGGTAGAACTTGAAAACCTGAGCAAACTTTCCAACCAGCAGGGTGATGACATTGAATTTAAGcctcctcagtctcctcagaCATCTTTACAACCATCCAGCTTTCAAGAGTTTGAGCTGATTGAGTCAAACCAAGCAACTGAAATCAAAGTTGAAATCAAGTCAGAGGACTTTGTTCTTGACACCAGCAGTAAAGACACACAGCCTTACTTGTGTGGTAAACTGGTGGAAAAGGAGCAAAGCCATTCCAGCTATTTGCATGATTTTCCTAAAGACACTAAAAAAAGTCACGTTGGTAAGAAATTCCACCCATGCAGCATCTGCCACAAAGCTTTTAAAACGCCTTCTAAGCTTGAAAGACACTTCCTAATGCATGCTGGAAAGAAGCCATTTGTGTGCTTAGTGTGTGGTAAAAATTTCAGGCAGGCCCCACATTTGAAAAGGCATCACCGTATTCACTCCAGAGAGAGCTTAAAGCTGAGCTCCACTGAGCAACGACCAGAGAATATATTGGCTTTATCAAAAGTGGATAATGGTCTATGA